Proteins encoded together in one Fibrobacter sp. UWH4 window:
- a CDS encoding AAA family ATPase, whose protein sequence is MKILKVEFENINCIAGKWEIDFTDPTYKQAGNRFVISGLTGSGKTSILDAITLALYGRTPRQEKIYGAEGNGVMTADKGNCYAQVTYQCKKGIFVSRWSQRKGRDRADGQLQPAEGLIYGVEQPESPLFSHTTGAREELAQANAAIIQLDYSEFCRSIMLAQGEFSKFLTCDEEERAEILEKLNGMENYRRIAQKVAEHWSVSKRAKEQAESNFGTLAESIPNAEEIAQQQNKLAEFKAREESIGQEQAKVASLLVWHKNLDEKQGKLQSAEKALNLANESKEKFAENELRLQQAENAKGCDSLYQNFDRLRKEENVTQGSLTKMQGELDSAESSLKMLDETKKNAEKSKNDANDFVQSHRELWNNVRALDVKIAGTVANLSTEEKRCKDADKILKNLLDEQAGMLLNLQTLEAQEKDLQKKVSDSSSDEALKDVLPKGELQVAELARVRKDYSDAQVLKNKATQLAAETQVKLDVALNRRETLNAELQELFRNDVLVLANIIQKHLEEGAPCPVCGSKEHPACNGNVAEQASSAEDESRAVDAASKVRALNAKIQTADGEIQNMQSAKAQAESDERSYAESLEKLTERAQGIIDGLTELCKPWIEFDSKNAGTQMDSLKARYEAFCKSKETLEQVSGNLKIVRNNYENSAEGIGRAKNQLEQEQRSLAEIQNVLQKLQAERREMFGEQNVQEVVEKAEADLKTATDRFAVADKNFRLAEDKRNGLLTRLTTMKENLQKVSLELEQASAKFTEALASKGFAGEDEFLKVLLPDGEFDALTRRRSEINEALVACRQSLRDATEALEKVKAENQDSTPVEELESKKAAVDAELKKMQQDVGAIQEAIRNYNERQKQLEKLKAELDSKQAEFNRWNTMRSWFGRADGSDFVTFVQGLTFRSLLKLANKQLLRMKDRYQLVMSGDLGFRVKDDFFGEPRRTSNLSGGEKFLVSLAFALGIAEYASRNVRVDSLFMDEGFGTLDADTLECVLDCLRAQERSGKMLGIITHVESVVESITQRIELTPVSQGHSVIKGPGVRQL, encoded by the coding sequence ATGAAGATTTTGAAAGTTGAATTCGAGAATATCAACTGCATTGCAGGCAAGTGGGAAATCGACTTTACGGATCCTACCTATAAGCAGGCAGGAAACCGTTTTGTCATCAGTGGGCTGACGGGCTCCGGGAAGACGTCCATTCTGGATGCCATTACGCTTGCTCTTTATGGCCGCACGCCCCGTCAGGAAAAAATTTATGGAGCCGAAGGCAACGGAGTGATGACCGCCGACAAGGGCAACTGCTATGCCCAGGTGACGTACCAGTGCAAAAAGGGAATTTTTGTTTCCCGGTGGTCGCAGCGTAAAGGACGCGACCGTGCCGATGGACAGTTGCAGCCGGCCGAAGGGTTGATTTACGGTGTTGAACAGCCGGAATCTCCTTTGTTTAGTCATACGACGGGGGCCCGCGAAGAACTGGCCCAGGCGAATGCGGCAATTATTCAGTTGGACTATTCCGAATTTTGTCGTTCCATTATGCTGGCGCAAGGTGAATTCAGCAAGTTCCTGACTTGCGATGAAGAGGAACGCGCCGAAATTCTTGAGAAATTGAACGGTATGGAAAACTACCGCCGCATTGCGCAGAAGGTCGCGGAACACTGGTCCGTGAGCAAGCGCGCCAAGGAGCAGGCGGAATCGAATTTTGGAACGCTGGCGGAATCCATTCCGAATGCCGAAGAAATTGCGCAGCAACAGAACAAGCTTGCCGAATTCAAGGCGCGCGAAGAATCAATTGGGCAGGAACAGGCGAAGGTTGCATCTCTGCTGGTTTGGCATAAGAATTTGGACGAAAAACAGGGCAAGCTGCAGAGTGCCGAAAAGGCTTTAAATCTGGCGAATGAGTCCAAGGAAAAGTTTGCCGAAAACGAACTGCGCCTGCAACAGGCCGAAAATGCGAAGGGTTGCGATTCCCTTTATCAGAATTTCGATCGGTTGCGTAAAGAGGAAAACGTTACTCAAGGCAGCTTGACAAAGATGCAGGGGGAATTGGATTCTGCGGAATCATCATTGAAGATGCTTGATGAAACCAAGAAAAATGCGGAAAAGTCTAAGAATGATGCCAATGATTTCGTTCAGTCGCATCGGGAACTTTGGAACAATGTGCGTGCTCTTGACGTCAAGATTGCGGGAACCGTGGCGAACCTGAGTACGGAAGAAAAACGTTGCAAGGATGCCGATAAAATCCTGAAAAATTTGCTGGATGAACAGGCTGGAATGCTCCTGAACCTGCAAACATTGGAAGCTCAAGAAAAAGACCTGCAGAAAAAGGTGTCTGATTCCAGTAGCGACGAGGCACTTAAGGATGTGTTGCCGAAGGGCGAATTGCAGGTTGCGGAACTGGCGCGCGTGCGGAAGGATTATTCCGATGCTCAGGTTTTGAAAAACAAGGCGACGCAGCTTGCTGCGGAAACGCAGGTGAAGTTGGATGTGGCTTTGAATCGCCGCGAAACCTTGAATGCCGAGCTGCAGGAGCTTTTCCGCAACGATGTCCTAGTGCTTGCAAACATTATCCAGAAACACCTGGAAGAGGGGGCTCCCTGCCCTGTGTGCGGCTCTAAGGAACATCCTGCTTGCAACGGGAACGTCGCAGAACAGGCCTCTTCTGCGGAGGACGAATCCCGTGCGGTTGACGCTGCGTCTAAGGTACGTGCATTGAATGCGAAAATTCAGACTGCCGATGGCGAAATCCAGAATATGCAGAGCGCGAAGGCTCAGGCAGAGTCCGATGAAAGAAGCTATGCAGAATCCTTGGAAAAGTTGACGGAAAGGGCACAAGGCATTATTGATGGCTTGACGGAACTGTGCAAGCCGTGGATTGAATTCGACAGCAAGAATGCCGGAACGCAAATGGATTCGCTTAAGGCGCGCTATGAGGCTTTCTGCAAATCGAAGGAAACTTTGGAACAGGTTTCTGGCAATTTGAAAATCGTTAGGAACAACTACGAAAACAGCGCAGAAGGGATTGGTCGCGCAAAGAATCAACTGGAGCAGGAACAGAGATCCCTTGCGGAAATCCAGAATGTATTGCAGAAACTTCAGGCTGAACGTCGCGAAATGTTCGGCGAGCAGAATGTCCAAGAAGTTGTCGAAAAGGCCGAGGCCGATTTAAAAACGGCAACGGATCGCTTTGCCGTTGCGGACAAGAATTTCCGCTTGGCCGAAGATAAACGCAATGGTCTCTTGACCCGTTTGACGACCATGAAGGAAAACTTGCAGAAGGTCTCACTGGAGTTGGAACAAGCTTCTGCCAAGTTTACGGAAGCGCTTGCCTCAAAGGGCTTTGCTGGTGAAGACGAGTTCTTGAAGGTGCTGCTTCCGGACGGAGAATTCGATGCGTTGACTCGCCGCCGCTCCGAAATCAACGAGGCTTTGGTTGCGTGTAGGCAGTCCTTGCGCGATGCAACGGAAGCTTTGGAAAAGGTTAAAGCTGAAAATCAGGATTCGACTCCGGTCGAAGAACTTGAATCGAAAAAAGCTGCCGTCGATGCCGAACTGAAGAAAATGCAACAGGATGTCGGCGCGATTCAAGAAGCGATTCGCAACTATAATGAACGGCAAAAGCAGCTTGAAAAGCTAAAGGCTGAACTGGATTCCAAGCAGGCGGAATTTAACCGCTGGAATACGATGCGAAGCTGGTTCGGCAGGGCTGACGGTAGCGACTTTGTCACGTTTGTGCAAGGGCTTACCTTCCGGTCGCTGTTGAAATTGGCAAACAAGCAGTTGCTGCGGATGAAAGACCGTTATCAGCTGGTCATGTCGGGAGACCTGGGCTTCCGCGTCAAGGATGACTTTTTCGGGGAACCGCGCCGAACGAGCAACCTCTCTGGCGGCGAAAAGTTCCTGGTAAGTCTTGCCTTCGCCTTGGGCATCGCGGAATATGCTAGCCGCAATGTCCGTGTAGACTCCCTCTTTATGGACGAGGGCTTCGGTACATTGGATGCGGATACGCTGGAATGCGTGCTGGATTGCCTGCGTGCGCAGGAACGTTCGGGCAAGATGCTCGGAATCATCACGCACGTGGAATCCGTTGTCGAAAGCATTACGCAGAGAATCGAACTGACTCCGGTTTCTCAGGGCCACAGCGTTATCAAGGGCCCGGGCGTTCGTCAGCTTTAG
- the sbcD gene encoding exonuclease subunit SbcD, with product MKFIHTADWHLGNSMHDIDRREEAKQFLGWLRERIVEFGAECLVVAGDIFDTVNPPVEARRMYFRFLASLLDTCCKNIVLVGGNHDSGTLLDAPRDLLDALNIQMVGSMGDRSVEDLVKELTDGRGEVIGISAAVPYVREADLRPYLTEGAENFADSTYRGLYGAVYEAAEKLRAGREIPIVATGHLYAAKLEGRPDNDDGRDMKNHGVRDIVGNLGTVPVGVFPEGLDYVALGHIHYTTMVAKNPKVRYSGSPFVLGFDEAKMPHYILTVDLAQGQNPVVEKVEAPRYFEFRRLTGATAEIRRQLVALRSEALTKPVKLEIVYDYDPRVNVQAELEDVLEGENYEVVSWKSNRRDSLNAADFTDESSDGIEIPDERGVFKLLLMKQAGLTEADEQVEAQYAEYLPFFEQVLEEVEREG from the coding sequence ATGAAGTTCATCCACACCGCCGACTGGCATTTGGGTAATTCGATGCATGACATCGATCGTAGGGAAGAAGCCAAACAATTCTTGGGCTGGCTCCGGGAACGCATCGTTGAATTCGGGGCGGAATGCCTCGTGGTGGCGGGGGATATCTTCGATACGGTGAATCCTCCGGTGGAAGCGCGCCGGATGTATTTCCGTTTTCTGGCGTCGTTGTTGGATACCTGCTGCAAGAACATCGTGCTGGTGGGCGGTAACCATGATTCGGGAACGTTGCTGGATGCGCCGCGCGATCTACTGGATGCCTTGAATATCCAGATGGTCGGTTCCATGGGGGATCGTTCCGTTGAAGACCTGGTCAAGGAATTGACGGATGGTCGTGGTGAGGTGATTGGAATCAGTGCCGCTGTGCCGTATGTGCGTGAGGCGGACTTGCGCCCTTATCTGACAGAAGGTGCCGAAAATTTTGCCGACAGTACTTACAGGGGCTTGTATGGGGCTGTTTATGAGGCGGCGGAAAAGCTGCGTGCTGGCCGTGAAATTCCGATCGTCGCAACGGGACACTTGTATGCGGCCAAACTGGAAGGTCGCCCCGATAACGATGATGGTCGCGATATGAAGAATCACGGTGTGCGAGATATCGTGGGAAACCTGGGAACGGTGCCGGTAGGCGTATTCCCCGAGGGGCTTGACTATGTTGCCCTTGGTCATATCCATTACACGACCATGGTGGCGAAGAATCCCAAGGTGCGCTATTCGGGATCTCCGTTCGTATTGGGGTTCGATGAAGCGAAAATGCCGCATTATATCTTGACGGTTGATTTGGCGCAGGGGCAGAATCCTGTTGTGGAAAAGGTGGAGGCTCCGCGTTATTTTGAATTCCGCCGTTTGACTGGGGCTACTGCCGAAATCCGTCGTCAGTTGGTGGCGTTGAGGTCTGAAGCTTTGACAAAACCGGTAAAGTTGGAAATCGTTTATGATTATGATCCGCGGGTAAATGTCCAGGCGGAACTGGAAGATGTCCTTGAAGGTGAAAATTACGAGGTCGTCAGCTGGAAGTCGAATCGCAGGGATTCCTTGAATGCCGCGGACTTTACGGACGAATCGTCTGACGGAATCGAGATCCCTGACGAAAGGGGTGTTTTCAAGTTGCTGCTGATGAAACAGGCTGGCTTGACTGAAGCCGATGAGCAGGTAGAGGCGCAGTATGCCGAATACTTGCCGTTTTTTGAGCAGGTGTTGGAAGAAGTGGAACGCGAAGGCTAA
- a CDS encoding NADP-dependent malic enzyme, translating into MSKDLKEKALEYHSMGKPGKIEIVPTKPHSTQTDLGLAYTPGVAVPCLEIEKDNNLAYEYTGKGNLVAVISNGTAVLGLGDIGALAGKPVMEGKALLFKIYAGIDVFDIEINEKDPKKFIEIVKGIAPTFGGINLEDIKAPECFEIEDTLKAELDIPVMHDDQHGTAIISSAGLLNAIEVAGKSIRNVKMVVNGAGAAACACTRLYLSLGLKKENLVMCDSKGVIRKDRKGLTEAKAFFATDRTDIETLEDAMKGADVFVGLSKANVLTREMVRSMADQPIVFALANPNPEISYEEAMASRGDLIFATGRSDYPNQVNNVIGFPYIFRGALDVRATCINEHMKHAAVRAIAALAHKPVPDVVNIAYNAQRFTFGKEYLIPKPLDPRLLTDVSIAVAKAAIESGVARKPITDWDAYYDRLRDMMGYDNKLIRQFSDTARSNPKRVVFAESNLNMLKAAVQAKVEGVAHPILLGNPERIQIIAQREQLDLTGIQIVNPRSPEEFERRRKYAEIYAEENGRNGVTLDEARDDMFEPNHFGMMMVKVGDADALISGGYSKYSETIELAKEIIGIREEYKHFGAMHILSTRKGTFFLADTLVNRDPDAETLVDIVKLTHDAVRFFAHEPVMAMLSYANFGSGKGAPRGTSNTAREAVRMIHEQFPDYMIDGEMQVNVALDKDLRDTKYPFNKIKGQTVNTLIFPCLSSANTTCKMLLEMGVGESIGPVQMGLNKPVHFTDTDASVHDIFNLTVAAVIDAIVQEKKDEEKSRKKYDKMW; encoded by the coding sequence ATGAGCAAGGATTTAAAAGAAAAAGCTCTCGAATACCATTCCATGGGCAAGCCCGGCAAGATTGAAATCGTGCCGACCAAGCCGCACAGCACCCAGACCGACTTGGGCCTTGCGTACACTCCGGGTGTAGCTGTTCCTTGCTTGGAAATCGAAAAGGATAACAACCTCGCTTACGAATACACGGGCAAGGGTAATTTGGTTGCCGTGATTTCTAACGGAACCGCTGTCCTTGGCCTCGGCGACATTGGCGCTCTCGCCGGTAAGCCGGTGATGGAAGGCAAGGCTCTCCTCTTCAAGATTTATGCCGGTATCGATGTGTTCGACATCGAAATCAACGAAAAGGACCCGAAGAAGTTTATCGAAATTGTGAAGGGGATTGCCCCGACGTTCGGCGGTATCAACCTCGAAGACATCAAGGCTCCGGAATGCTTCGAAATCGAAGACACCTTGAAGGCTGAACTTGACATCCCCGTGATGCACGATGACCAGCATGGTACGGCCATCATTTCTTCTGCAGGCCTCTTGAACGCTATTGAAGTGGCGGGCAAGAGCATTCGCAACGTGAAGATGGTGGTGAACGGTGCGGGTGCAGCCGCTTGCGCCTGCACGCGACTCTACTTGTCGCTCGGTCTCAAGAAAGAGAACCTGGTGATGTGCGACAGTAAGGGCGTCATCCGCAAGGACCGCAAGGGCCTAACCGAAGCGAAGGCTTTCTTTGCGACCGACCGCACCGATATCGAAACGCTCGAAGACGCCATGAAGGGCGCAGATGTGTTCGTCGGCCTCTCCAAGGCTAACGTCCTGACTCGCGAAATGGTCCGCAGCATGGCCGACCAGCCGATCGTTTTCGCTCTCGCCAACCCGAACCCCGAAATCAGCTACGAAGAAGCCATGGCAAGTCGTGGCGACCTGATTTTTGCGACGGGCCGCAGCGACTACCCGAACCAGGTGAACAACGTGATCGGTTTCCCGTACATTTTCCGCGGAGCCCTCGACGTTCGCGCTACCTGCATCAACGAACACATGAAACACGCCGCCGTGCGCGCCATTGCAGCCCTTGCCCATAAGCCGGTTCCGGATGTGGTGAACATTGCCTACAACGCCCAGCGCTTTACCTTCGGTAAGGAATACCTGATTCCAAAGCCCTTGGATCCGCGCCTACTCACCGATGTGTCTATCGCTGTTGCCAAGGCCGCTATCGAAAGTGGTGTAGCCCGCAAGCCGATTACCGATTGGGACGCTTATTATGACCGTCTGCGTGACATGATGGGTTACGACAACAAGCTTATCCGTCAGTTCAGCGATACCGCCCGCAGCAATCCCAAGCGCGTGGTGTTTGCCGAAAGCAACCTCAATATGCTCAAGGCCGCTGTTCAGGCCAAGGTCGAAGGCGTTGCACACCCGATTCTGCTCGGCAACCCCGAACGCATCCAGATTATCGCTCAGCGCGAGCAACTGGACCTCACGGGCATCCAGATTGTGAACCCGCGTTCTCCGGAAGAATTTGAACGCCGCCGCAAGTATGCCGAAATCTACGCCGAAGAAAACGGCCGTAACGGCGTGACGCTCGACGAAGCCCGCGACGACATGTTCGAACCCAACCACTTCGGTATGATGATGGTGAAGGTCGGCGACGCTGACGCCCTGATTTCTGGTGGCTACTCCAAGTATAGCGAAACGATTGAACTTGCCAAGGAAATCATCGGTATCCGCGAAGAATACAAGCACTTCGGCGCTATGCACATTTTGAGCACCCGCAAGGGAACGTTCTTCTTGGCCGATACGCTGGTGAACCGCGACCCCGATGCAGAAACGCTCGTGGATATCGTCAAGCTCACTCACGACGCCGTGCGTTTCTTCGCTCACGAACCGGTGATGGCCATGCTCAGCTACGCAAACTTCGGCAGCGGCAAGGGTGCTCCGCGCGGAACGTCCAACACCGCCCGCGAAGCCGTGCGCATGATTCACGAACAGTTCCCGGATTACATGATCGATGGCGAAATGCAGGTGAACGTGGCGCTCGACAAGGACCTGCGCGACACCAAGTACCCCTTCAACAAGATCAAGGGCCAGACGGTCAATACGCTCATCTTCCCGTGCCTCTCTTCTGCAAATACCACTTGCAAGATGCTCCTCGAAATGGGCGTGGGCGAATCCATCGGTCCTGTGCAGATGGGCCTGAACAAGCCGGTTCACTTTACCGATACCGACGCCTCGGTGCACGATATCTTCAACCTGACGGTTGCCGCCGTGATCGACGCGATTGTTCAGGAAAAGAAGGACGAAGAAAAGAGCCGCAAGAAATACGACAAGATGTGGTAA
- a CDS encoding glycosyltransferase, translated as MSYPAYSALLGVCATNKPQWLSTAIDSTLHQTVKPSEIIVVQNGSLTDELAATINRYKEENPELFVIQSLPSRTGLGATVRKGIEACSNGFVAYIDANGYSVPTRIEEEFEALLANKADIVGTNINEFSESIDKVTDYRTFPETPEEIYKFAKKKIPMAFSSVLFKKRRMVAATSKLPEYTQLAH; from the coding sequence TTGAGTTATCCAGCATACAGCGCTCTGCTCGGTGTTTGTGCAACCAATAAACCGCAATGGTTGTCTACCGCCATAGACAGCACGCTCCATCAAACGGTAAAACCGTCTGAAATCATTGTGGTCCAGAACGGCTCATTAACAGATGAATTGGCCGCGACAATCAATCGGTACAAAGAAGAAAATCCTGAGCTTTTCGTAATACAGTCTTTGCCGTCTCGTACGGGACTGGGCGCGACAGTTCGAAAGGGCATAGAGGCCTGTTCAAACGGATTTGTCGCCTACATAGATGCAAACGGATATTCTGTACCGACCCGGATAGAAGAAGAGTTTGAAGCCCTGCTGGCAAACAAGGCCGACATCGTCGGAACCAACATAAACGAGTTCTCGGAATCTATAGACAAAGTGACAGATTACCGCACATTCCCAGAAACACCTGAGGAAATCTACAAGTTCGCCAAGAAAAAAATACCGATGGCATTTTCTTCCGTCTTGTTCAAAAAAAGAAGGATGGTTGCCGCCACATCTAAGTTACCAGAGTATACGCAATTAGCTCACTAA
- a CDS encoding GDP-L-fucose synthase: MLDKNSKIYVAGHHGLVGSAIWNNLKSRGYNNLVGRTHKELDLTDQYAVKKFFDEERPDAVVLAAAFVGGIMANSLYRADFMMMNMKIQCNVFSEAYAHNVKKFLFLGSTCIYPKNAPQPMKEDALLTSELEYTNEEYAIAKIAGLKMCESYNLQYGTNYLAVMPTNLYGPNDNFHLENSHVMPAMMRKIYLAKLIHDNDWNSIKVDMDKRPVEGINGNASQDEILKVLAKYGIANNKVTLWGTGKPLREFLWSEDMADASVHVLLNVNFSDIIGIEKYSSVHYGASVDGAVDRNHSAGRGGAIPKLGEIRNCHINVGTGKELTIRELSELVVKAVGFEGEVVFDASKPDGTPRKLIDVSKLHSLGWTHKVEIDEGVQKLFNWYKDSLKA; encoded by the coding sequence ATGCTAGACAAGAATTCAAAGATTTACGTTGCAGGCCACCACGGCTTGGTGGGGTCTGCCATTTGGAATAATCTCAAGTCCCGCGGATACAACAACCTTGTTGGCCGCACCCACAAGGAACTCGATTTAACCGACCAGTATGCCGTCAAGAAGTTCTTTGACGAAGAACGCCCCGACGCAGTGGTGCTTGCGGCGGCATTTGTCGGCGGCATCATGGCAAACTCGCTCTACCGTGCAGACTTCATGATGATGAACATGAAAATCCAGTGCAACGTGTTCAGCGAGGCCTATGCCCACAATGTGAAGAAGTTCTTGTTCCTCGGCTCGACGTGCATTTATCCGAAAAATGCCCCGCAGCCCATGAAGGAAGACGCCCTCCTCACGAGCGAACTCGAGTACACCAACGAGGAATACGCCATCGCAAAGATTGCGGGCCTCAAGATGTGTGAAAGCTACAACCTGCAATATGGCACCAACTACCTCGCCGTGATGCCCACGAACCTTTACGGCCCGAACGACAACTTCCATCTGGAAAACAGCCATGTGATGCCCGCCATGATGCGCAAAATCTACCTCGCGAAGCTCATCCATGACAACGACTGGAATAGCATTAAGGTCGACATGGACAAGCGACCCGTCGAAGGCATCAATGGCAACGCCTCCCAGGATGAAATCTTGAAAGTCCTCGCGAAGTACGGCATCGCGAACAACAAGGTAACCCTCTGGGGCACGGGCAAGCCGCTCCGCGAATTCCTTTGGAGCGAAGACATGGCCGATGCATCGGTGCACGTGCTGTTGAACGTGAACTTTAGCGACATCATCGGCATCGAAAAGTATTCCAGCGTGCATTACGGCGCGAGCGTAGACGGCGCTGTAGACCGCAACCACAGCGCGGGCCGCGGCGGTGCAATTCCCAAGCTTGGCGAAATCCGCAACTGCCACATCAATGTGGGTACGGGCAAGGAACTCACCATCCGCGAACTCAGCGAACTTGTGGTGAAGGCGGTCGGTTTCGAAGGCGAAGTCGTGTTTGATGCAAGCAAGCCCGACGGCACCCCGCGCAAGCTCATCGACGTGAGCAAGCTCCACAGCCTCGGCTGGACGCACAAGGTCGAAATCGACGAAGGTGTACAGAAACTCTTCAACTGGTACAAGGATTCACTCAAAGCGTAA
- a CDS encoding oligosaccharide flippase family protein, producing MATEHENNKRIAKNTLLLYVRTMFVMAVSLFTSRVVLNALGVEDFGMYNVVGGFVAMFSVISGALSSSISRFLTFELGKGGGEKLNRIFSTSVNIQIVIGAVVFILGEIAGLWFLNYKANIPDGRLIAAVWVLQCSLIAFVVNLVSVPYNAAIIAHEKMKTFAYIGVLEAVLKLLVAYFLYISSWDKLVTYAVLLVLISVIIRLIYGIYCHRNFSETRYKFCYDKELVHEMTGFAGWSFFTNCAFIFNTQGVNILINVFFGVASNAARGIAVQMETAIKKFVYDFTTAINPQITKNYAAGKFAEMNKLICRGSRFSYLLFLIFALPFIFETPTVLKLWLNVVPEHTVAFFRLTIICSILDVLGNTGYTACMATGKIKKYVLTITSVGCLVFPLSWLAYYLGFPVESCYVVFALVYFVVDVVRLFLMKQMLDFPPFLYIRDVVFRIFLVTLFSLPIPFFITELMEPSVLRFFVNTIICVLIASLSSFFFGLSKNEKLAVQNGIRARFLKK from the coding sequence ATGGCTACAGAACACGAAAATAACAAGAGAATTGCGAAAAATACATTGTTGCTTTATGTGCGCACAATGTTTGTGATGGCTGTATCTCTTTTTACTAGTAGGGTAGTTCTAAATGCTCTTGGTGTTGAAGATTTCGGTATGTATAATGTTGTTGGTGGCTTTGTTGCGATGTTCTCTGTTATTTCAGGAGCCTTATCTTCCTCTATTAGTAGGTTTTTAACGTTTGAACTTGGTAAAGGAGGCGGTGAAAAACTTAATAGAATTTTTTCAACAAGCGTAAATATCCAAATAGTAATTGGAGCTGTTGTTTTTATATTAGGTGAAATTGCTGGATTATGGTTCTTGAATTATAAAGCAAATATTCCTGATGGACGTCTTATTGCGGCCGTTTGGGTTTTGCAGTGTTCATTAATTGCTTTTGTTGTTAATCTTGTTAGTGTCCCTTATAATGCAGCGATTATTGCCCATGAAAAGATGAAAACTTTTGCTTACATTGGAGTTTTAGAAGCTGTATTGAAATTGCTTGTTGCTTATTTTTTGTACATATCTTCATGGGATAAATTAGTTACGTATGCTGTTTTGCTTGTACTGATTTCGGTAATTATTCGATTGATTTATGGAATTTATTGTCATCGGAATTTTTCAGAAACGAGATATAAGTTCTGCTATGACAAAGAGCTTGTGCATGAAATGACTGGTTTTGCGGGCTGGAGCTTTTTTACTAATTGCGCTTTTATATTTAATACTCAAGGAGTCAATATTCTTATAAATGTTTTCTTTGGGGTTGCTTCAAATGCTGCACGAGGTATTGCTGTTCAAATGGAAACCGCTATAAAAAAATTTGTTTATGACTTTACAACAGCAATCAACCCCCAAATAACTAAGAATTATGCTGCGGGAAAGTTTGCTGAAATGAACAAGCTTATTTGTAGGGGCTCGAGGTTTTCGTATTTGCTTTTTTTGATTTTCGCGTTACCATTTATTTTTGAAACACCAACTGTTCTTAAACTTTGGTTAAATGTTGTTCCTGAACATACTGTTGCGTTCTTTAGACTTACCATAATTTGCTCTATACTTGATGTATTGGGGAATACTGGTTATACAGCCTGCATGGCGACAGGAAAAATAAAAAAATATGTGTTGACAATTACATCTGTTGGCTGCTTGGTTTTTCCTCTTTCTTGGTTGGCTTATTATTTAGGTTTCCCAGTAGAATCTTGTTATGTTGTTTTTGCTTTGGTTTATTTTGTGGTTGATGTAGTTCGATTGTTTTTGATGAAGCAAATGCTTGATTTTCCTCCTTTTTTATATATTCGTGATGTTGTTTTTCGTATTTTCTTGGTTACGTTATTCTCGTTGCCCATTCCGTTTTTTATAACTGAGCTCATGGAGCCATCCGTTTTACGTTTTTTTGTCAATACGATTATTTGTGTTTTAATAGCTAGTTTATCTTCGTTTTTCTTCGGTCTTTCAAAAAATGAGAAGTTAGCCGTTCAAAATGGAATCAGAGCGAGGTTCTTAAAAAAATGA
- a CDS encoding SDR family NAD(P)-dependent oxidoreductase has translation MSFIKKIIKKLTTRTITVLKPIVVTVPSNELLKGKTALITGGGCGIGFAIAKALSLAGANVFICGRNEKKLQVAAEQIHCKYIVLDICDVQNAECIIEKIFCETPIDILVNSAGIHGNDAFGQVSEDTFNAVMDTNVKALYFISQKISNLMIKYGVKGHILNVCSASALKPSWTPYEISKRAVQGITEGFAHKLIKHGIVVNGIAPGPTLTPMLRTENNLTWPANPSGRMSMPEEIASLALFMVGPQGEGIVGDTFFITGGSGTIDKEK, from the coding sequence ATGAGTTTTATAAAAAAAATCATTAAAAAGTTAACTACGCGAACAATAACGGTTTTAAAACCTATTGTTGTAACTGTACCTTCAAATGAACTGTTGAAAGGAAAAACAGCCTTGATTACGGGGGGCGGGTGTGGAATTGGCTTTGCAATAGCTAAGGCTTTGAGTCTTGCTGGTGCAAATGTTTTTATCTGTGGGAGAAATGAAAAAAAACTTCAAGTAGCTGCTGAACAAATCCATTGTAAATATATTGTTTTGGACATTTGTGATGTTCAAAATGCTGAATGTATAATTGAAAAAATATTTTGCGAAACTCCGATAGATATTCTTGTAAATTCTGCCGGAATCCATGGTAATGATGCTTTTGGTCAGGTGTCAGAAGATACCTTCAACGCTGTTATGGATACAAATGTGAAAGCCTTATATTTCATCTCTCAAAAGATTTCTAATTTGATGATAAAGTATGGTGTTAAGGGACATATTTTAAATGTTTGTTCTGCATCGGCATTAAAGCCATCTTGGACTCCATATGAGATTAGTAAGCGTGCTGTTCAAGGAATAACAGAGGGGTTCGCTCATAAACTGATAAAGCATGGTATTGTTGTGAATGGGATTGCTCCTGGTCCTACGTTGACTCCTATGCTAAGAACAGAAAACAATCTAACTTGGCCTGCAAATCCCTCAGGGAGAATGTCTATGCCCGAAGAAATTGCGTCTTTGGCTCTTTTTATGGTGGGGCCTCAAGGCGAAGGGATTGTTGGGGATACATTTTTTATAACAGGCGGCTCAGGAACAATTGACAAGGAAAAATAG